In Leopardus geoffroyi isolate Oge1 chromosome D1, O.geoffroyi_Oge1_pat1.0, whole genome shotgun sequence, a single window of DNA contains:
- the JAM3 gene encoding junctional adhesion molecule C isoform X2: MVMGHSNSSCSRGCLIGAVNLKSSNRTPVVQEFESVELSCIITDSQTNDPRIEWKKIQDDRTAYVFFDNRIQGDLAGRAELLGKTSLRIWNVTRTDSALYRCEVVARNDRKEIDEIVIELTVQVKPVPPVCRVPKAVPVGKTATLQCQESEGFPRPHYSWYRNDVPLPTDSRANPRFRNSSFLLNSETGTLVFSAVHKEDSGQYYCIASNDAGSARCEEQMMEVYDLNIGGIIGGILVVLAVLALITVGICCAYRRGYFINNKQNGESYKSPGKADGVNYVRTEEEGDFRHKSSFVI; the protein is encoded by the exons gttGCTTGATTGGGGCTGTGAATCTCAAATCCAGCAACCGAACCCCAGTGGTACAAGAATTTGAGA GTGTGGAACTCTCTTGTATCATTACGGATTCACAGACAAATGACCCCAGGATTGAATGGAAGAAAATTCAAGATGACCGAACTGCATATGTGTTTTTTGACAACAGAATCCAGG GAGATTTGGCAGGTCGTGCAGAATTATTGGGTAAAACGTCTTTAAGGATCTGGAATGTGACCCGGACAGACTCAGCCCTTTATCGCTGTGAAGTGGTTGCTCGAAATGACCGCAAAGAAATTGATGAGATTGTCATTGAGTTAACTGTGCAAG TGAAGCCGGTACCTCCTGTGTGCAGAGTACCAAAGGCTGTACCCGTGGGCAAGACAGCCACGCTGCAGTGCCAGGAAAGTGAGGGCTTCCCCCGGCCTCACTACAGCTGGTATCGAAATGACGTGCCGCTGCCCACAGATTCCAGAGCCAATCCCAGATTTCGAAACTCCTCTTTTCTCTTAAACTCTGAAACAGGCACTCTG GTTTTCAGTGCTGTTCACAAGGAAGACTCTGGGCAGTATTACTGCATTGCTTCTAATGATGCAGGCTCAGCCAGATGTGAGGAGCAGATGATGGAAGTCT ATGACCTGAACATTGGTGGCATTATTGGGGGGATCCTGGTGGTGCTTGCTGTACTGGCCCTGATAACAGTAGGCATCTGCTGTGCATACAGACGGGGTTACTTCATCAATAATAAGCAGAATGGTGAAAG TTACAAGAGTCCGGGGAAGGCAGATGGAGTTAACTATGTCAGGACAGAGGAAGAG GGCGACTTCAGACACAAGTCATCATTTGTGATCTGA
- the JAM3 gene encoding junctional adhesion molecule C isoform X1, whose product MALRRRPTVRLCARLSDFFLLLLFRGCLIGAVNLKSSNRTPVVQEFESVELSCIITDSQTNDPRIEWKKIQDDRTAYVFFDNRIQGDLAGRAELLGKTSLRIWNVTRTDSALYRCEVVARNDRKEIDEIVIELTVQVKPVPPVCRVPKAVPVGKTATLQCQESEGFPRPHYSWYRNDVPLPTDSRANPRFRNSSFLLNSETGTLVFSAVHKEDSGQYYCIASNDAGSARCEEQMMEVYDLNIGGIIGGILVVLAVLALITVGICCAYRRGYFINNKQNGESYKSPGKADGVNYVRTEEEGDFRHKSSFVI is encoded by the exons gttGCTTGATTGGGGCTGTGAATCTCAAATCCAGCAACCGAACCCCAGTGGTACAAGAATTTGAGA GTGTGGAACTCTCTTGTATCATTACGGATTCACAGACAAATGACCCCAGGATTGAATGGAAGAAAATTCAAGATGACCGAACTGCATATGTGTTTTTTGACAACAGAATCCAGG GAGATTTGGCAGGTCGTGCAGAATTATTGGGTAAAACGTCTTTAAGGATCTGGAATGTGACCCGGACAGACTCAGCCCTTTATCGCTGTGAAGTGGTTGCTCGAAATGACCGCAAAGAAATTGATGAGATTGTCATTGAGTTAACTGTGCAAG TGAAGCCGGTACCTCCTGTGTGCAGAGTACCAAAGGCTGTACCCGTGGGCAAGACAGCCACGCTGCAGTGCCAGGAAAGTGAGGGCTTCCCCCGGCCTCACTACAGCTGGTATCGAAATGACGTGCCGCTGCCCACAGATTCCAGAGCCAATCCCAGATTTCGAAACTCCTCTTTTCTCTTAAACTCTGAAACAGGCACTCTG GTTTTCAGTGCTGTTCACAAGGAAGACTCTGGGCAGTATTACTGCATTGCTTCTAATGATGCAGGCTCAGCCAGATGTGAGGAGCAGATGATGGAAGTCT ATGACCTGAACATTGGTGGCATTATTGGGGGGATCCTGGTGGTGCTTGCTGTACTGGCCCTGATAACAGTAGGCATCTGCTGTGCATACAGACGGGGTTACTTCATCAATAATAAGCAGAATGGTGAAAG TTACAAGAGTCCGGGGAAGGCAGATGGAGTTAACTATGTCAGGACAGAGGAAGAG GGCGACTTCAGACACAAGTCATCATTTGTGATCTGA